One segment of Myotis daubentonii chromosome 11, mMyoDau2.1, whole genome shotgun sequence DNA contains the following:
- the LOC132212764 gene encoding zinc finger CCHC domain-containing protein 10-like, protein MATPMHRLIARRQAEANKQHVRCQKCLEFGHWTYECTGKRKYLHRPSRTAELKKALKEKENRLLLQQKSKSVTSSSSNSSDSSASDSSSESEETSTSSSSEDSDTDESSSGSSSSASSTSSSSSSDSDSDSSSSGSSSTSMDSSSEDEPPKKKQKK, encoded by the coding sequence ATGGCGACTCCCATGCATCGACTCATAGCCCGGAGACAAGCTGAAGCAAATAAGCAACATGTAAGATGTCAGAAATGCTTGGAATTTGGACATTGGACTTACGAATGCACAGGAAAAAGGAAGTACCTACATAGGCCTTCAAGAACAGCAGAACTAAAGaaagctttaaaagaaaaagaaaacagattattATTACAACAAAAGTCTAAGAGTGTAACCAGCTCCAGTAGCAATAGCAGTGACAGTTCAGCCAGTGATTCTTCATCAGAGAGTGAAGAAACATCTACCTCATCCTCCTCTGAGGACAGTGATACTGATGAAAGCTCCTCCGGTTCATCATCTTCAGCCTCCTCCACAAGCTCTTCTTCATCCTCTGATTCAGACTCAGATTCCAGCTCTTCCGGTAGTAGCAGCACCAGCATGGATAGCAGCTCCGAAGATGAACCAccaaaaaagaagcaaaagaaatag
- the DMAC1 gene encoding distal membrane-arm assembly complex protein 1, translating into MGTSLSQTFETDKIASAPQAASPASRAPLDAPGAPTSPEQPPALMNCWSCRVLSGSGLIGAGCYVYWVARKPMKLGYPPGPGTITQMVIGISIACWGVIILSDPKGKSHP; encoded by the exons ATGGGTACTTCCCTGTCCCAGACTTTCGAGACTGATAAGATCGCCTCGGCTCCTCAGGCCGCCTCTCCCGCCAGCCGTGCGCCCCTCGATGCACCCGGAGCCCCGACGTCCCCAGAGCAGCCGCCCGCACTTATGAACTGCTGGAGCTGTCGCGTGCTCTCCGGGTCGGGGTTGATAGGTGCGGGCTGTTACGTGTACTGGGTTGCACGGAAGCCAATGAAGCTGGGATACCCCCCGGGTCCAGGAACTATTACCCAGATGGTCATCGGCATCA gCATTGCTTGTTGGGGTGTAATCATCCTGTCAGACCCCAAGGGGAAGTCCCACCCGTGA